The Takifugu rubripes chromosome 3, fTakRub1.2, whole genome shotgun sequence genome contains a region encoding:
- the wnt10b gene encoding protein Wnt-10b isoform X1 — protein sequence MEPPHKFRWDKFLILATALMSPAFTVLCNDILSLKVAGEPVLTPNSVCLKLAGLSKRQMRMCVRSPDATASALQGIQVAIHECQYQLRDQRWNCSSLEGLGKLPHHNTILNRGFRESAFSLAMLAAGVAHSVASACSMGKLRGCGCEAKRRQDDDKIRLKLTQLQLQSLQKGGVGFGVTQSLSSELSGHHRDLPANLRSSHPSGLLKPLPDDLSSMQETWEWGGCSHDVRYGDRFSRDWLDSRGSPRDIHARMKIHNNRVGRQIVTDNMKRKCKCHGTSGSCQFQTCWHVSPEFRLVGSLLKEKFLSAILVNSQNKNNGVFNPRIGSGVSGSTGGLNGGRRRSMSRELVYFEKSPDFCEPNLSVDSAGTQGRICNKTSQSTDSCGSLCCGRGHNILKKTHSERCNCRFHWCCYVLCEECRLTEWVNVCK from the exons ATGGAGCCGCCGCACAAATTCCGCTGGGACAAATTCCTGATTTTGGCCACGGCGCTTATGTCACCTGCGTTTAC ggTGCTGTGTAATGACATCCTCAGCCTGAAGGTGGCAGGAGAACCAGTGCTAACCCCAAACTCGGTGTGTCTGAAACTGGCAGGCCTCAGCAAACGTCAGATGCGGATGTGCGTGAGGAGTCCTGATGCCACGGCCTCGGCCCTGCAGGGCATTCAGGTGGCCATCCATGAATGCCAGTACCAGCTCCGAGACCAACGCTGGAACTGCTCTTCACTGGAAGGCCTTGGCAAACTTCCCCATCACAACACCATTCTCAACAGGG GTTTTCGCGAGAGTGCCTTCTCCCTGGCTATGTTGGCAGCGGGTGTGGCTCACTCTGTggcctcagcctgcagcatGGGCAAGCTGCGGGGGTGTGGCTGCGAGGCCAAGCGTCGCCAGGACGATGACAAGATCCGGCTGAAactcacacagctgcagctacagagcCTGCAGAAGGGTGGGGTAGGCTTTGGCGTGACGCAGTCATTATCCTCAGAGCTCAGTGGTCACCATAGAGACCTGCCCGCTAACCTGCGCTCAAGCCACCCCTCTGGCCTTCTCAAGCCTCTGCCAGATGACTTGAGCTCCATGCAGGAGACCTGGgagtgggggggctgcagccacGATGTCCGTTATGGGGACCGCTTTTCCAGAGACTGGCTTGACTCTCGTGGGTCTCCAAGAGATATCCATGCTCGCATGAAGATCCATAACAACAGGGTGGGGCGACAG ATAGTGACAGATAACATGAAGAGGAAGTGCAAGTGTCATGGCACATCAGGGAGCTGCCAGTTTCAGACCTGTTGGCACGTGTCTCCAGAGTTCCGCCTCGTGGGCTCCTTGCTAAAGGAGAAGTTCCTGTCGGCCATTCTTGTCAACTCTCAGAACAAGAACAATGGGGTTTTCAACCCGCGAATAGGAAGTGGTGTGAGTGGGAGCACTGGGGGGCTTAACGGCGGGCGCCGTCGAAGCATGTCCAGAGAGCTGGTGTACTTTGAGAAGTCCCCAGATTTCTGTGAGCCCAACTTATCCGTGGACTCTGCAGGTACACAAGGACGGATATGCAACAAAACCAGCCAGAGCACAGACAGCTGCGGCTCACTGTGCTGCGGCCGTGGACACAACATCCTGAAAAAGACTCACAGCGAGCGCTGCAACTGCAGGTTCCACTGGTGCTGCTACGTGCTGTGTGAGGAGTGCCGTCTCACGGAGTGGGTCAACGTCTGCAAGTAG
- the wnt10b gene encoding protein Wnt-10b isoform X2, translated as MRMCVRSPDATASALQGIQVAIHECQYQLRDQRWNCSSLEGLGKLPHHNTILNRGFRESAFSLAMLAAGVAHSVASACSMGKLRGCGCEAKRRQDDDKIRLKLTQLQLQSLQKGGVGFGVTQSLSSELSGHHRDLPANLRSSHPSGLLKPLPDDLSSMQETWEWGGCSHDVRYGDRFSRDWLDSRGSPRDIHARMKIHNNRVGRQIVTDNMKRKCKCHGTSGSCQFQTCWHVSPEFRLVGSLLKEKFLSAILVNSQNKNNGVFNPRIGSGVSGSTGGLNGGRRRSMSRELVYFEKSPDFCEPNLSVDSAGTQGRICNKTSQSTDSCGSLCCGRGHNILKKTHSERCNCRFHWCCYVLCEECRLTEWVNVCK; from the exons ATGCGGATGTGCGTGAGGAGTCCTGATGCCACGGCCTCGGCCCTGCAGGGCATTCAGGTGGCCATCCATGAATGCCAGTACCAGCTCCGAGACCAACGCTGGAACTGCTCTTCACTGGAAGGCCTTGGCAAACTTCCCCATCACAACACCATTCTCAACAGGG GTTTTCGCGAGAGTGCCTTCTCCCTGGCTATGTTGGCAGCGGGTGTGGCTCACTCTGTggcctcagcctgcagcatGGGCAAGCTGCGGGGGTGTGGCTGCGAGGCCAAGCGTCGCCAGGACGATGACAAGATCCGGCTGAAactcacacagctgcagctacagagcCTGCAGAAGGGTGGGGTAGGCTTTGGCGTGACGCAGTCATTATCCTCAGAGCTCAGTGGTCACCATAGAGACCTGCCCGCTAACCTGCGCTCAAGCCACCCCTCTGGCCTTCTCAAGCCTCTGCCAGATGACTTGAGCTCCATGCAGGAGACCTGGgagtgggggggctgcagccacGATGTCCGTTATGGGGACCGCTTTTCCAGAGACTGGCTTGACTCTCGTGGGTCTCCAAGAGATATCCATGCTCGCATGAAGATCCATAACAACAGGGTGGGGCGACAG ATAGTGACAGATAACATGAAGAGGAAGTGCAAGTGTCATGGCACATCAGGGAGCTGCCAGTTTCAGACCTGTTGGCACGTGTCTCCAGAGTTCCGCCTCGTGGGCTCCTTGCTAAAGGAGAAGTTCCTGTCGGCCATTCTTGTCAACTCTCAGAACAAGAACAATGGGGTTTTCAACCCGCGAATAGGAAGTGGTGTGAGTGGGAGCACTGGGGGGCTTAACGGCGGGCGCCGTCGAAGCATGTCCAGAGAGCTGGTGTACTTTGAGAAGTCCCCAGATTTCTGTGAGCCCAACTTATCCGTGGACTCTGCAGGTACACAAGGACGGATATGCAACAAAACCAGCCAGAGCACAGACAGCTGCGGCTCACTGTGCTGCGGCCGTGGACACAACATCCTGAAAAAGACTCACAGCGAGCGCTGCAACTGCAGGTTCCACTGGTGCTGCTACGTGCTGTGTGAGGAGTGCCGTCTCACGGAGTGGGTCAACGTCTGCAAGTAG
- the arf3a gene encoding ADP-ribosylation factor 3, translating into MGNIFGNLLKSLIGKKEMRILMVGLDAAGKTTILYKLKLGEIVTTIPTIGFNVETVEYKNISFTVWDVGGQDKIRPLWRHYFQNTQGLIFVVDSNDRERVNEAREELMRMLAEDELRDAVLLVFANKQDLPNAMNAAEITDKLGLHSLRHRNWYIQATCATSGDGLYEGLDWLANQLKNKK; encoded by the exons ATGGGAAACATCTTTGGCAACCTGTTAAAGAGCCTGATAGGCAAAAAGGAGATGCGGATTCTGATGGTGGGGCTGGATGCTGCTGGGAAAACCACCATCCTCTACAAGCTGAAGCTGGGGGAGATAGTGACGACCATCCCCACAATTG GATTCAATGTAGAAACTGTGGAGTACAAGAACATCAGCTTTACCGTGTGGGACGTGGGTGGCCAGGACAAGATCCGACCCCTGTGGAGGCACTACTTCCAGAACACCCAGG GTTTGATCTTTGTGGTGGACAGCAACGACCGGGAGCGAGTGAATGAAGCACGCGAGGAGCTCATGAGGATGCTGGCTGAGGACGAGCTACGGGACGCTGTCCTCCTGGTCTTTGCCAATAAACAG GACCTGCCCAACGCCATGAACGCCGCTGAGATCACGGACAAGCTGGGCCTACATTCCCTACGTCACCGCAACTGGTACATCCAGGCCACCTGCGCCACCAGCGGAGACGGCCTCTACGAGGGCTTGGACTGGCTGGCCAATCAGCTGAAGAACAAGAAGTGA